TAATAGCCTCAGAAAGACTCCTTTAGACAGAGAGATACACTTATATTTAATGGGATTGAGGTCTACACAGTAGTGTTTTATGCCCTCTGTTCCAGAAGCTTGCTGGCTTTGCGGAAACAGGAGACCAAGGCATCAAGCCTAGTTTTTATGGCCAAATTGACCAGGTTCTTCCTTATTGCagtttgtgctttttttttttttatagcagtCGTTGTTTTGCTTTTACAACTGTACACAGGCACGTGAACATCCCCATGAGGAAACACAACACACTTTAGGTAAGACATGGCCCGGGCCCAACATCCACTCATTAACAATGGCATCTGAGGCCAGGATTCGAAGATCCCTCTAATGAAACATAACCAGTGTTAGAGAAAGGACTAacactaaaacaaatattaaaggGATAAAGAAGTTGCCATTTTAGCTCCACAGAAATACAATAATCACTCATCCACTTGGTAAAATTATCTGCTTAAATGCACGGACTTCAGACACCAGTGTCAGATGTTAATCGTAAATTCCCTTTCCTTCTTCCAGATTAAGACACTTCAATAATTAGAATGTATCAGTTAAATCAAACAAATCATCTGGTTCTCCGCCATCAGAGCTTTGGTGGTAAATTAGAATCAAACGCGACCTGTGTCAGTCAGAATATGAATGTAAATGGAGTATAATTTtgtttacagatgtttttgtccgggggggtggggggttataGCACAACATGTATAAATATGACTATACCAATACATTTTGTAGTGAATATGGATTCATTTAAATTGATAAAGTGAGACGCACTTACCTGGGCTGAGGTGATGACTGTTGAGATCTAAGAGGAGTGTTAATTCGATCCAGCCTCTACCTGACTCTTTATCTTCAACCACAGACATAtaggtctcacacacacacacacacacacacacacacgagtcaGTGACCGATGTCTCACTGACTAGTGCAGAGCTTCCTCCTGGAGGGCAAAGTCCAGCAGCATTGTTTTTGACAGAGTGAAAATGCACACTTAAATTTAAAGTGCATGGAAATATGCAACACAAATATACTAGACATTTAGCACTTCTAGAAATGGCTGTTTTAAAAccagaagaaaacatttcattcaATATTACACTTCCCGGCAGAGATTCAACAGTACAAAGTTAAAGAACTTGGTTGTGTTCACCATTTAtgggaagttcctaattaaGACTTAAATTACCAGGTAAAAGAAGCTtgtaactaaccagtgacctaaatcagtggttcccaaccaggggtattaggccccctgggggtacttggcctctccacagggggtacttgaaaacactcatgacaccatagacttactagtgaaattaacatgagggggtacttcaggggtactccaagcagtgcaaaatctttttgggggtacagtaactgaaaaaggtgggGAGACACTGACCTAAATTGATCAAATTGTTCActctttctttttaaatgtactgcGCCCTGGTTAATCATCTCCCTTTAATTAAGACCTAAAGTACTAGATAAAAACGTCCCTAACATGGTGAACACAGCGGAGTACTTTTACCTTGTATTTTTTACACCTTTGCTTCCCTCAGTCATACATTTACAGACTAGGAAAAGTCCCTAGATATTGACATCAAGTCAGTCACTGTGCCAAGGCTTAACTTTAAGTGCTGTAAAAACATCAGCAACCCAGAACTCTAAACCCTACTTTGGGCCGGGGCCTTTCGGGAAATAGAACTGATCCAACAACTCCATTCTAATCCCTTTTATGATCAGGACAAAAAAACCTTAGCGAGATGAGATTTTTTTAACTCCAATAGCATGAGCAGTGTATACAATTGGTGGCATTTATAACAAACAACTGACCACTATTAAGAAACACAATCACAAGGAAGTTCACAAGAAATGTCTTTTATAGACTTTGGCTCTCCTTGGCGTTCGTAACATTCATATAGTGTAAAGCAGGGGGCTGTTTGAACCATAGCAACACTGAACCTTTGAAGGAGGATCTCATAAAGTTACTCAGCAGTTCAGGTCCaattattaattcatttatAGAAAAGGGAAATGCATAACTTGATTCCAATTTAGAAAGACGTTCTGTCTTCCAGGGGGTCGAGCAGAAATCAATCATATGAATcaaaggataaaaaaataaaatcacctTTGACTTTTGACAATGTAAAACAAAGACTGATAccgaaaatatatttttattgactAATTTAGAATTGAATACATCTCAATCAGTTAAGAGTCAATTAATTAAGATGAGTCAAGTCCATTTCAATTTTCAGTCGCTTCAGGAATTAAACCGAAATATTGATATTTCCTCATTGCTTCTAGAAACGGAATTGGAATTTCTGATTAGCTCCTGAAGTGAAATAGAATTAATCCCAAACTTGGTATCCAGCTGAATTGAGAAACTTTGCAAGGCTGCTTTTCAGTCATTATTGTTGACCTAAAATATTTGGTTTACAGTGTACAGTTTAGAGACAAACGTTTCTAACAGAATCCTCAGAAGCTAACCCTGTAGACAGATCAGTTAGTGTAGGGGTCCTGAAcacattcctgaacaatgtcaTTGATGCCAGACAGAGATGGGCAGTGGAGGAGCTTTCATTTCCTGCTGCAGTGAAGCTGAACATCCACATGGGGGCAGTGTGGTACAAGGAATTATAGCTGACGTAACCCATGAAGTACCTGGCCTACAGTTCTAAAGTTTCGGGTAAGGGTTAGCTTCTGAGGAGGCTCCATGGAACATTTCCCCCAAGTACAGATCTACAATCAGTTTCCCCTTCCCCAAACTTAAACCTGGTGAAATAAGGAAAACTGACCCTAGATCAGTATTTAGAAGCAACGTGACCCTTTAAAGGGATATTGCagttttgttttgcatgttaTACCAAACTGTCCACACTGTTTTAGTTTTGTAGAGTCacagttttttttgggggggggccATATAGTTCCATTCCTGAGCTTCTTTGGACGGCTTTGTTGTGGTTTATGAGCCAAAGTAGTGGTACGAAATGGCCTCAGTAATCTACACGCTTGTCAATAGCAAAACACCTGGCTAATTCCACTACTGGGTGCATAAACGTGTGCAGCTCAGACCAGTCCAACGGTTTAAAACGAGGGCAGGAAGTACCCGTTGTTTTAGAGCAGACCCATGTGGAGTGGTTCACCGTACACCAAACTAATGGGGGAAATCACGAAAGTTAACAAAGACCGTTCCAAACCGTTTGTTTGAAAACCACCTAAGCAACCAAAAGCTCAGGAATGGACAGTTTTACGCTGTGACGCTACAACACTAAAAGTAAAGGGATaataacatgcaaaaacatCTTACAtgcaagaaaataaagaaaaacagaatatccAGAATTTACATGAATACATTCCAATGGCACATTCCAAGAAAGAGGCCTGATCGGAAATCAGTTGTTAGAGATAAAGGAACTGCAAATGACTTGGGAAATCATTTGGAAACCAGCAGGATATCAGCTATTATATTACATTAGACAGAGTACATTCAAAATGCTAGATGTTTGGCAATTCAATGTGTAGGAGTGTGTGGGAGTATTTGTGTATTCTACTTTTTCAgcatgttttgtgtgtctgtttgcttgtctgtatgtgtgtgtaccattttatgtatgtttaaGGCGTTATCAGCAGGAACAGCCGCCCTGGTTTTCGGGGGGCGTGTCCTTTAGGCTAGGGCCTTTGTGATTGGCCATTGGGGTTTCACCATTCATGCTCTCGTTCATCTTCTCACAGATGACATCCACAAGTCGCTCAAACACCTGCTTCACATTGACGTTGTCTTTGGCACTGGCTTCGAAGAACTGGAACCCTGGAGAGAGCGTGATGAGAGGGCAGGGATGAGGacatcacccaaaaaacaaTCGACTGTGTGTGAATATCAGGGCTCGGCAATAGGCAACCCATGGGCTGAATCCGACCTGAAAGGGTTATTTTTTTTGGCTTCATCAGAGTTCCACCAACAGCACCTTCTGTAATTATTGGGAAAGTAAAGCATCTCTTAGTTGACAATTAGAATGAGGTTATAGATTCGCAGCTTTGATTTCAGGGTTTCATGGGCAACAACGTTTTTAGGACAGATTACCGTGATATCTAAATGAAGCACATATTTAGTATTTGGTCACATATACTTCCCGTGCAACACCTGGCCGAAGTCTGCAACTCACTGACCCCACCTGACGAAACGCCATTCAATAAGTATGGAGGCAACTGATTGTTCTTCAGCAGACAAGATAATTACTTACACTTTAGAATTAATTCTGctactttcctcttgccatcaatCAGCATGGTACTCTCACCTGTCCACTAGATCTTTGTCTAGAACTCTGCACACTTGTTTAGGTATCCTGTTTGTCAGACTAGGTGGTGGTTTGTACCTTGCTGTGAAGCCTGTAGTTCTGCTGGTTATGTCTTCTATAGTAGAGGCTGACACATCCAAGCTTACCTCCTGGAGAGGAATCTGTTggacttttattattattattattattattattattattattattattattattattattattattattattattattattattattattattattattattattattattattgctttcTTGAATTTCACCAAACAGCTTGTTGACAGACACTAACAGAAGACCCCAAAGGCAAACAAAACCTAGAATAGAGACTAGAACACTAACAGCTTTATGAGTGCATAAATCATTATTTTGGAACACACCTGACTAACCAGAAACCTCCAACAAGCGTTTTTGTCCTAACATTCCAACAACACTTTGGGTGGCCTGAAGTAAGGAGACTATGGACTAAAAGTGTTGTCACTTCTAAATAATGAAAGCAATATGGACACAAAAACCCTTAAATAACAGCAGAGTATCTATTGTAACCTCATAGTAATAGTCTAATTTCGAAACCAAACTTTTGTAAAGTaaagagaaaaatgtaaatgtcaatttCCCAAAAATAAAGGAGTGCACTGTGGTTTCAGTTTACACCGCGGTGGGAACAGGACAAAGAGATATAGAAACGTATTGCCACCATTACTGTAACGTCTGCTGAATCATGTCTCTATTAGCCTTGCCCTGGTTTAGATGTTTACATTGTGGGCGTGTGACCATGTGTACATTTTCCTtttgaggtggagagagagagagagagagagagagagagagacacacacaaagaggtgCAGAGACAGACGTGGTGTATTTTCTCGCACCCAGCTCGTCAGCTAGCCTCTGTCCATCCTCCGTGGGCACCAGCCTGTCATCCTCCAGGTCAAGCTTGTTCCCCACCAGGATCACCTGAGCGTTGTCCCAGGAATACGTCTTGATCTGGGTGGCCCTGACAACCACAACCAACGCGTCACGGGTTTACTCCGGTAACACGCTCACCTGTTGCTGACTGACTAACAGCGACGGAGGCATGACTAACTGCTCAACACACAGAAATCCATAGAGGAATCCACACAGAAAGAACGGTGAATGAATGAAACATTCAGACAACTAGCCATCGGTGCATTAAATCTACTTCACGGCAACGGTCAGGCCTACCAGTCCTGCACGGCATAGAAGGAGTCCTGGTTGGTGATGTCAAACATCAGGATGAAGCCCATGGCTCCTCTGTAGTATGCTGTGGTGATGGTCCTGTAGCGCTCCTGGCCCGCTGTGTCCTGTCGTCAtggagacacccacacacacgaacacacacacacacacacacacacacagttgttttAGTGAAGGTTCAGTGGTGTGAAATCACTCTTCCTTAGGTAAATACGCATACAACAGCCGGCCAGGGTTTGCTACGGTAACAGGTGTAGCAACCGGTGACTAATCTGGAGACAGAACCGGACGCCGACACGGGTGCCGCGGGCTTCACCGTAGAAATAGAATTCCCAAAGGAATCAACCGTCTCATTGAGTTTCGGCAAACAGCCCAGCCACGTCTGGCACCACCACATTGTCTGCTGTACGTGGCTGTGGAGGAGTGTGAGGGGTTAATGGGGTTAAATCCGCGGCAGGGTGGAAGGTAATCATTAACGCCCAGCCGGCAGCAAACAGGGAAGAACCTGCCAAAATGGCCGTCGTGTTCCCACGCCCTCTATGTACACCAGGACACAGTGGCACTGATGCAGGACAGCGTAAACCCAGAGGGACTAGAATAGCACTCACTACTTTGGGCCAAGCGCTGGACACTTCAAAGGGGACAAGGCGCCTATTAGGACACGGGGCTAGTCTCCCTGTGAGGAGAGGACCTGACTGACATTAACAGACACGTCTTGGGTAGTCGGACAGCACCGTGAGAAAGTGTAAAGGACGAGGCAGCGGCGCTGCTGAGCCGAACAGCACAGCGATGACGAGGGACATGAAGTGTGGCTGACGCGGAGACCGCGACAGATAATCCCAAAACACAGGTGGCGTCCAAAATGGACCTTGTCCCAAGTAAAGCATTAGGGATGAGGGAACAGGGATGAGGGGAAACAGTGGTGTTTCCCTGATTAAAACACAGTGTGACGGGCACCATGTTACCACTATGAGCCCTTCTTTTACAGCAATAATGTGATTCCTTCTATCATAGTGTTAACAGTGACCACTGCTTTATAGTGTTAACACTCTTACATTGATAAATATGAGCCCTTTTAGAGCAGCAAACTTCCTCCTCACTCAGTAAACCCTCTTCCCAGCAGCCTGGTCATTAGGGCCAAACATTCTGAGAATTCACGTTGTTATCGGCAACCCTTCCCCTACTTCCTCCACTTTGTGGTAAATCAAAAACGTGAACACACCAGACCAAGATGGGAACGCACACACCCTGATGACCTTCGACCCCAATCTCACCCAGATCTGTAGCGTGAACCTGTTCTCGTTGCACGAGACCACGCATCAACCTGAGGACCACGGGAATGTGTTTCACCCGTGCACTTCACCATGTCGACGCTGAAGTCTCCCACACACGCAGACGCAATACCCTTTGACCCCGCTCACCCAGATCTGTAGCTTGACCCTCTTCTCGTTCCGGTAAACCGTCTTGACCTTGAAGTCGATGCCCACCGTGGAGACGAAGGCTGAGGTGAAGGAGTCATCAGCATAGCGGAACAGGAAGCTCGTCTTCCCCACGCTGCTGTTGCCGATGATCAGAAGCTTGAACATGTAGTCAAAGTTCTGGTCAGCGGCATCCTTCTGGGCCTGGGTCTGCTGCTGGAGGGCACCGGGGTCGCTTGCTAGCGCCATCTAGAGGACCGGAGGGGAGGAAACACATGAAGCAGAGCAACTTCACAGAGATGGACACATTTCACCTTTGTAAATCCCACTGAGGCAAAAAGCAAGCAAATGGACATCGCCAGTAATGGCcatattcattttttgtttGGCCTAAAAAGGTATTTAcatttcttcaaaatgaaaggGAGAGTAAAATATTCCAAATTGCATACTTCTTCACACCTTCCTGGAAGCACCTTTGAAGCTATGAATCATTTGGCATAATATTTCAACTTTGCACAACTATTAGGGCAGCATATGTATAGcctttatttttctcaagttcCTTAAATTGTGTTGGGATTTATTGGTCTGTAATATTCTTACCGTGTAACAATTGTTTTCCAGCAGATTTCAGCGTGGACAGACACTATATGATTTaggatttcttttttctgtAAATTTATGTCAAAGAAATACCAACATGGTTTTCAAAGATGCGCTGAGTTTAGGTTTTTCATTCCTCccttgtacttgattaattGGGTAAACTGGTTCGTTAGGAGGTCCCTCACCTGTCTTAACTTTACACCAATTGAATGTAATAGCCAAACAACTGTAAGAGTAGAAGGTTGTGTAGTGCTTTATAAAAAGAAGACTATGAGGGGCATGCAAGACGTAGAACCTGCACATCGAAGACGTAGAACCCCTACGTTAAGACGTAGAACCCCTACGTTAAGACGTAGAACCCCTACGTTAAGACGTAGAACCTGTACGTGATGATCAGAGTGGATTCATGACAATGCTGTGGAAGTCAGCAAGCGTCCTCCTCCCTTGATAACTCTCTCCGCTATGCTTCAGTTCTGCACCATAAAAAAAAGCCAGaacgttctctctctctcctccctccatccccctctctcctccctccatccccctctctcctccctccatccccctcccttcatccctccatccccctccctctcctccctccatccccctcccttcatccctccatccccctccctctcctccctccatccccctcccttcatccctccatccccctccctctcctccctccatccccctccctctcctccctccatccccctccctctcctccctccatccatccctcccctccctccatccatccctctcctccctccatccctccctcctctggcccctggcCCACAGCCTATCATGGATGCTGAGCTGAGCAGTGCTCTTTGCCTGATTAAGACTGTTTCCTTGGCGACCAGCTCAGCACAAACCATCCATCGCCATAGAAAATGGACTGACCGAAACTCAGCAGAACAGAGACCCAgaaaacacacgcacaatgAATACTGTAATACAACAATGAAACTACCAGTGTGCtactgctgccaaaacagcactAATCTAAATTCGCTGTGCGTTCATCATGTCTGCATCCATATTTGTTCTCGTCACGGGTACAATTCGCCCAATTTCATCATATTATGCCCCTTTTTTAATCAATCATCACATTCACTTTAGGCCCTTTTATCGATGATGAAACGCCACAGTTACAGTCACAGAAACAGAATTCCACTCGTTACAGGCTTAATGGGTCCACCAGTGTCTACTGTAAAGGACGGTCAACCCGATGAAGAGGGGGCTGTGCTCAAAGTGGCTTCAGAGGCCCGGAGGAAAACCTGAGCACGGCTCAACGTTCCAAACACTCACAGCTGAAGCGGTCTTCTGCAGTGATTCCATGTTGACAGGGCACTTGATGCTTGGTGGAGGTTACTTCCCTCCACAACAAAATGCTCTGACACTTGCCTTATTTCGACATGACCCAACCAATTtaggagatttttttttgcaacccAAACAGACAGGGGTGAAGCACAAAATGTTGGGCCCTGTACATatgcggtctctgagggcccctcccctctttattcaagaaaaacattttcgagggcccctctacacgttAGGGCCCTAAGTACTAAGCACCCCTTTTCCTCCTGTCTGACGCCACTGCAAACAGCACCCTATTTCTCTTCCCCTAATGTGGTGAACTATTTCTGAACATTGCCCCTTACAGTGTGACATTTGAGATCTCATTGTCTAGTCTGGCGTATATGGACTATGCCTAATACATTATGAATCGACATACGTTGTCAGCTCAACAGAAACGGTTTGAATTCTCATCAGTTCTGACATTGCCCAACAGCCTTAAAATGAGCTCTCTTTGGATTTAATGTACTTTCTACAGCTCTTTACAAACGCGATCAGTGGGACACTACTTTAAATGTAGTCATTACGCGAATAAAGGAGAAAAGAAACTGGCCGTAGGCATCAGCTGACGCAACAGCTGTCAGTAGGCTAAACCAGCGCTGCAGTCTAGCGGATTAATTAACCTTTTGTATCCTtttgttaaaaagaaaacaatgactgaACTGTGATAACTCCGAGTTCATTATGTAACGATCCCGATAATCTGCGTTCAGAATATAATTTGTGCGCTTCCATATGGCAGAGGCATGTTTACCTGTCAAACAAGTAAAGAACAAATAGCGACCtaccacaaaaacacaacatatgaAATGCTCTTGAAAATACTTTATCTGTCTTTACCTTAAATACAGTGTGCGAATCCTCCCTTTTATGTCCGCCCTTCTGCCGATCCTACACGGTgtgtctccttttctctttatGCGCTACTCCAGGGTCTCATGCTCGCTCCTCCTGGCTTTGGCGAAATCAAATGCGGCAGAAGTTTGCCAGTATGACTCAAGCTGTGTTAAGGACCAGATCGACTCACAAAAGCCGATGAGTCCACGTTCATACAACTCTCAAAAGCGGCTTAAGTAGAAAACTCGCTACCCGTTGCGGGTTTGAATTAGCAGAACTTCTGACATTCGCTGTTTTCCTGCGGCGCACGCGTTGTGAATTGCAACATTAGTGCTTCCCCCCCATCTATCatggctttctctctctcgttcaACAAAGTTTAAATTGCTTTAGCTTATGAGGTTAAAATGGTACAGTGGCCATGTATACATAGCTGTGAATATATGTACAAGTTTAATACGTTTAGATTATCTGGCAATATGGTAATATAATTTCAGTTGTTCGCATGTGGATATACAGAatcaacaaacattttagtGATGTTATAAGTATTAGGACAAATTACAGGTTTTTGGTTGTTAAGGttcactatatatttttttaaaataatacaattatgaGGTTATTTGGTATGAGGGCAAACCATCGAGAAAATGCTAGTGTTTTTTTGTAAGCAGTGCCCACAATTGTCGAAACCAAACCACTATGAACAAATGTGAGTTAATGTCGTCCTAATTGAGTGTACGAGTCTGGTGGATGCAGAGCGGTTTGTTCAGGTTATTTTCCAGATCATATTGCCTCCAACAGAAAATAATAGCAGGGTTTCATAACGCAGTAGATTTTATCGTAAACACGAATATAACGTTTTTAAACTCTTCTGAAATAATACGGAGAGTCCTGTATTCAACGAGAACGATTGAGGAAGCTACAGAGATCATACCCAAGACATTCAACCTCATTAATTAACAAGGTGACAAGGAACGTTATCCCTCGCCATTTGTGCCCTGGTACTGTCCAGATTACTACCAAAATGTTTGGTAAAGCTTCTGTCAACCATAGCCAATAGTTCTTTCAGAGGGATGAAGAAACCTTTGATATTtcttttaacatttcaaaacagacacTTTTAGCATGGTTAATATGATGTCTCAAGTTGCATTCAAACCAATTTTCTTTCAaccattttattcattttgtatGTCTTTAAATAGTAGTTCGTATATATGTCCTCTTGTTGTACAGCTACTCTTCGTACTGGTTCTTGAAAAAGAATGTTCTGGCATTGTTTGAGTCTC
Above is a window of Esox lucius isolate fEsoLuc1 chromosome 9, fEsoLuc1.pri, whole genome shotgun sequence DNA encoding:
- the rab3da gene encoding RAB3D, member RAS oncogene family, a codes for the protein MALASDPGALQQQTQAQKDAADQNFDYMFKLLIIGNSSVGKTSFLFRYADDSFTSAFVSTVGIDFKVKTVYRNEKRVKLQIWDTAGQERYRTITTAYYRGAMGFILMFDITNQDSFYAVQDWATQIKTYSWDNAQVILVGNKLDLEDDRLVPTEDGQRLADELGFQFFEASAKDNVNVKQVFERLVDVICEKMNESMNGETPMANHKGPSLKDTPPENQGGCSC